ATTTCTGTGAGAAATAAAATTAGTATTGTAATTATGAATTGATAACGAATTCTTAAATTAAAAATTGCGTATGATATTAGAATTGTAAAGCCCAGTTGTGTTAAAACATTCCACAATTCCCAAACTAATTTTTGCGAATAACCGCAATGCAAAATAACCCCAAAGAAAAATAGTGTAACACTTCTAATTAAAATATGTTTTGTAATTTCACTTTTAGCAACACCTTTGCTTAATCTTTTATTGATTGAAAATACCATTGCAACACCCACAATGAACATAAAATACGGTTGAATCAAATCCCAAAATCTTAATCCATTCCACGGATGATGATGAAATTGCAAAATTAGACTATTGAAAAAACTTCCTTCACTTGTTGCTTCCCTAACGTATCCATAAAATTCAGTTCCTTCTAAAACAAGAAAACTCATAGTTAGTCCTCTAAAAAAATCTAAAGATAATAATCTTTCATTTGGCATTAGTGTATTTTGGATATTCATATGTTGTCTAATTATATTAAAATTTACCATTTGAATTGAAGTTAAAATTTATTTTTTCAAATTCTTTCATTAAATATTTTTTAACCGGAATTATGTCTTTTTTGCTTGTCAAATCCGGCATGTGTTCTTTCATTTTAAAAGTTTTTAAACTTTGAGGAAATTTATCAATCATATTCTTAATTGCAGTTGGTAATTCCTTCTCATTTCTATCGGGATGAAATTGAACATTTTCCAAAAATGAATATATCATATTAAAATCTAATTTGAAAATATTCATACTCACACCAACAAATCCATCTTGCGTTTTTATTTGTTCAATTATTTGTGCAGAGGGTTTTTCAATTATATCAAGAAGAAATTCATTCTCATCAATTTTTGTTACTGCAAATTTTTCAACCCGTTCTTTTTCAAATTCAAAACCATCTCTATCATAATTTATCATTGCATTCTTGAATTCTGTATTTATCATTAAATTTAAAGCTTTTACAGAATACAGATTATCACTATTACAAACTGTAAACTCATCATTATTTAGCCATGGAGAAACTTTTAAAGCAGAAAATAAAGCATCCGCAGTTCCTAAAGGTTTAATTCTGTTAGATGGAATAAATTGTGTTGCATATGTAATTTTTAATCCGAGAAAATCATTAATTTCGTTTGAACCGTAATACTGCTTTATGGAATTATCTTTTTCTCCTATTACAATTATCACATTTTCATAACCGGATTTTTTTATATTGAATAATAAATAATCAAGGAAAGGACGATACCCATTTCCAACACCAATCATAGCTTTGGATTTTTTATCTGCATCTTCCAATAATTTATTTTCAACCGATAAATTTTCATCGGTGGGATTTTTCATTCTCGAACTAATTCCGCCGGCGAGAATTATTACTGTTTTACTTTTCAAGAAACTTCCTCATAAATTTCTTCAACTGTTCCTTTATCTACTTCAACAATAAAAGTATCTGAGCTGATTTTTTTTACGGCTTCCAAAACTTGTTCAGTATTTTCCGGAGCATAAGCAAACATACAACCACCACCTCCGGAACCATTTATTTTAGCACCGTAAGCACCAGCTTCCAATGCTGCATTAATCATTTCTTCAATTTTAGTAGTTGAGATTTTTAAAACATCCCTTAAAATATTATGGTGATCAGTCATCAATTTTCCTAAATATTTATGATCAATTTCATCTGATTGTAAAACCTTTTCAGCTTCAAAAGTTAAATCACGATTTCTAATTGTACCATAAAGTAATTCAAACTGATTATCACTTAACTTTGTTTTATATTTTTCTATATCATTCATATTTATAGTTTGAAGTGAAAATTCTGAATTGTTTTCTTCAAGTAATTTTGTTAAAGCAAGAACTTTATTTTTTACATTTGCTAAAATAAATTTTGTATCCTTTGGTTCGTTAGAATTACCTAAAACAAATTTTCCTAATTTTGCATTTACTTTTTTTAAATCAATTTTTAAATATGAATTTAGATGAATTATTCCTCCAACTGCTGTAGAATAATGATCCATCATTCCTCCGGGCTCACTAAATTCTAGTACTTCAGCTTCGTAGGCTAGAAGTGCAATTTCTTCGGTAGAAAGATTTTTTTCTTGATCACTCATTCTTGTTAAGAAATTTATCCAGCTAACCATTAATGCGGATGAGCTTGATGTTCCGGCATTTATTGGAATATTGCTATTTATTGTGCAGTCAAATCCTTTAGAAAATGTAAATCCTTTTCTCTGTAAAACATTTATTGCACTTTTAAAATAATCTCTTTCAACTTCATATCTAAGTTCGCCATTCAGTAAAAAATTTTCTTCCGAATTAATATCCGGCATTTGAATATTTATCAATTTATCATATCGATGTTTTCCTTGAACTACAATTCTTCTCGAAATTGCACTTGCAATAATTGGCAAATGTAAATAATCTTGATGTTCACCGAATAAACATACTCTTCCCGGAGTAGATATTTTAAGTATGTTATTATCTAAATCCAATTTTAACCTCTATATTAATTCGTATATGTTCTTGCTAATCCGCCGATAAAATAAATCACCATTCCGGCAATTGCAATATGTGAAGCATACTCGTACGCGCTGCTTCCCGAAATTACGCCAATTAAAAATATTAATAATCCAGCGAATAAAATTCCTAAACTAATTTTACCTTTAAATGTTTTGGGAAATATATGATAGACATCATTTGCTTTGATTTCTTCATCACTTGTTGATCTAGCTTTCCAAATTGCCGACAAATTTGGATTTTCAACGTTAGTTTTAAAAATAAAACTAAATAAAGGAGTTGCAATAATTGTAACGCCGGCGCTGATAAAAGTTGTTAAATTAAAATCGTAATTTAAAATAAATTGTCCAACAGCTCCAGAAATTGCACCGAAGCTATATCCCAAAATTGCACCTTTCCAATGAATTTTTTTCCATAGTAATCCGTAGAAAACTGCAATTATAAAAAGCGGCATATCCATAATTGCAATAATTGTTAAATAAGCATTTACTGCTCCGCCCAACATCGGAACCCAATATGTAAAAAGCATCATTGCAATTCCGGTAATTATGGTAACAACTCTTGCTACAAATAAAAAATCTTTTTCGGTTGCATTCCGCTTCAAAATATTTGCATAAATATCACTTGTAAAAATTGTTGCAACTCCATTTAGATTTCCGGAAATTGTGGAAAGTTGTGAAGATAATAATCCAACAACAATAACTCCTAAAACAATATTTGGAATATGATTTGCAATCAATATCGGAACCGCTGAATCTGGGTTTTGAAGAGCTGGATATAAAACTCTTGCTGCTAATCCCGGTAAATTCCATAACAATGCAAAAGGTGTTGTAACAATTCCGGCAAGCACTAAACCTTTAGCAACTGATCTTGTACTTTCAGCACCAAATGCTCTCTGCAATAATCCTTGATCAACACTTGCCCATTGAATTCCAAGAAGAAATATTGCTAAAATAAATTTCCAATTATATGTTCCTTCTTGCTGAACAAATGTTAATGATCCTTGGGGAAGTTTTTCAACTAAACCGGGCCACCATCCTACCAAGCTCATAACAATTGGTAAAAGAATTAATGCTCCCGCAAGCATTAGTATGAATTGAATTACGTCGGTTAAAGCAACCGACCACATTCCGCCTAACATAGTATAAAGTATTACCACAACTGAGAATATTAAAATCCAACCGGTAAATGATTCATATCCGGTAATGGTTTGAGCGGCAATAACAGCAGTATATAATACTACACCAAGCCAAAATGATAATCTAAAAATCCATATAAATGCTACAAAAGTTCTAACACCTTTACTGTATCTCATTTCTAAAAATTCGGGAATTGTTCTAATTCGTAAGCGTCTGAAAATTGGAATTATAAAAAGTCCGGAAATTACCATTGCCATGTTTCCGGTCCAAGTTTGCCATATTATTGAAATGCCTTCTTTGTACGCAATACCGGCTTGACCAACAAAACTATAAAGATTTACATTTGTTGCCGCTAAAACTGCTGCAAGTATAAATGGAGTTAACTGTCTACCGGCTAAATAGAAATCATCAGAATCTCCAACCCATTTATAAAAAATTGAGCCTATATAGAACATTGCTCCAAGAAATGTAAAAACAATTATGTAATCAATTGTATTCAAGAATTACTCCACAATTTTACTTTTTATTTCACTTCGTTTTTTTTGAATTAATATTTTAAATTCTTTAACGGGAACCATAATCCAAATTACCAATATACTAAATCCCGTAAGCCAAATACTCCAAGTGATCCAATCAAAATACATTTTTGCTCCAATATTTTTTGAATTTTTCTTTTTATAAATTTATTTTTTTGAAACTTTTATTTGGTAACATTAAAAGTATTTTTGATAGAGGCAAGAACTATTTTCGAAAAAAGATTTTTAACTATTTAAAATTTTGGATTTGCAAGAATAAACAAAAACTATTTAACATGTTTTTCTGCGTGATACGAACTTCTAACTAGCGGACCGGATTCAACAGCTTGAAATCCTAATTTTTTACCTTCTTCTTTGTACATTGCAAATTCTTCTAATGTAACATATCTATCAACCGATAAATGATTTTTTGTCGGTTGTAAATATTGTCCAATTGTCATTATATCACAATTATGATTCTTCAAATCCTTCATTATTTCTAAAACTTCTTCGGTTTTTTCACCGATTCCAACCATAATTCCACTTTTGGTTTTTAACCCTTTTGATTTAAACCATTTTATCAAATTTAAACTTCGCTGGTAATTTGCTTGAGGTCTTACGGCGTGATATAATCTCTGCACAGTTTCTAAATTATGATTTAAAATATCCGGTGGATTTTTCATAATAATTTCAAACGCTTCTGCATCGCCTTGAAAATCCGGAATTAAAATTTCAACCGTACATTGAGAAGCTTTCTCTCTAATTAATTCAACTGTTTTAGAAAATATTGCTGCGCCGCCGTCTTTTAATTCATCACGATTTACAGAAGTAATTACAACATGTTTTAATCCTAAATCTATAACAGATTGCACAACTCTGTTTGGTTCATCCCAATCTAAAAAAGTTGGTCTTCCAGATTTCACATCACAAAATCCGCAAGTTCTTGTGCATGTATCTCCCAAAATCATATAAGTTGCGGTTCGGCTGTTCCAACATTCTGCTAAATTCGGACATTTAGCTTCTTCGCAAACAGTGTTGAGTTTTGATTTTCGCATCATTGAAAGAACTTCACGATAATTATCACCGGAAGGCAATCTTACTTTTAACCAATCCGGTCTTCTTCCCAATTCAACTTTTTCATGTTCAACGTTAACTTTGTATTCTCTTTGATGCTTGTTTAATTTCATTTTATAAACTTTCTTTTTCTAATTTTAAATGTAAAAATAATCAAAACATTACTATAATATTAACATTTACAAAAATTACTTTATCGCTTTTTAAATTTTATTAACTTTAATACTATGTTAACTTTAGCACTTTCTTTAGATAATTTATTATATTTACTAACAGTTGAATTGAGAAAATTATGTTTTGCCCAAGCTGTAAAAATCCTATGATTGTTTTAGAGTTTGAAGGAATTGAAACTGATTATTGCCCAAACTGTGAAGGCATTTGGTTGGATTCCGGAGAACTTGAATTATTTCTTGAAGATTCAAAGGATAAACAAGAACTGTTAAATTCATTTAAACCAGCGAAAGAAGAAAAAGAAAATAAACGAAGATGCCCAATCTGCAACAAAAAAATGGGAAAGACTCGAGTGAGTGATGATAAAGATATTGTACTTGATGAATGTAAACGTGGTCATGGTTTATGGTTTGATAAGGGAGAAATTCTCGAAGTAATCAAAGAAGGTTCGACAAATAAAAACAACAAAATTATTAATGTTTTAGAAGATATGTTCAAAAAAAAGATTGAAACAAGAATTTAGAAGTTAGAATAAAAAAATGGAGGATAAATGAGTGCATTTTTAATTTTTGTGATAGCAATTGCTGTAATTGCAATGTATGCAGTTTCAATTTATAACGCTTTAGTCCGCTTACGAAATCAAGTGAAAAATGCTTGGTCGCAAATAGATGTGCAGTTAAAAAGAAGACATGATTTAATTCCAAATTTAATTGAAACTGTTAAAGGATATATGAATCATGAAAAAACTACTTTAGAAAATATTACCAGAGCAAGAAGTGCCGCAGTTGACGCAACTTCAGTTGCCGATAAATCCAAAGCTGAATCTGAATTAAGTGGAGCTTTACAGAAATTTAATTTAGTCGTTGAAAATTATCCCGATTTAAAAGCAAATCAGAATTTTCTTGCACTTCAAGAAGAATTGACAGCAACGGAAAATAAAATTTCTTTTTCCCGACAAAATTATAACGATCAAGTTTTATTTTATAACAATAAAATTGAAATGTTTCCATCTAATATTGTTGCTGGAATGTTCAAATTTTTAAAAGAAGAATTTTTTGAAATTGAAGTTGCAGCAGAACGCGAAGTACCGAAAGTACAATTTTAGGAAAATAAATCATAAATAATAAAAAACAAGCTACAAAAGTAATAAAGTACAAATTCTTAATAAAAAATTTTGTTTTACCACATTTTGTAACTAATAATATCTTAAAATTTCTTTTTGATATTTTAATTTGATTTTTGTGATTTTATATTTTATTGACTTTTAACTTATGACTATTAACTTTTGACTTATTTTATGTGGGAATTAATTCAAGCAAATAGACGAAAGTCAATTATACTTTTTTTTGCAATGGGAATTATCCTTCTACTGCTTGGATATTTTGTTGGAGAAACTTTTCTTGGTTATGGAAACGGTTCATTTGGAATTTTAATTGCATTTGTAATATGGTTAATAGTTTCAGCAATAAGTTATTTTGCAGGAAGCTCAATTATTCTTTCAATTAGCAATGCAAAAGAAGTTACAAAGGAAGTTCATCCGCAACTATTTAATATTGTGGAAGAAATGTCAATCGCTGCAAATCTTCCAAAAATTCCTAAAATTTTTATTGTAAATGAACAAGCTCCAAATGCATTTGCAACGGGAAGAAAACCGGAAGACAGCGTTGTTGCAGTTACTGCGGGATTATTAAGTCAACTTAATAGAAATGAATTACAAGGTGTAGTTGCACACGAAATTTCGCACATAATTAATAGAGATGTTTTGTTTATGACATTTGCGGGAATTATGCTGGGAATGATTGTTATAATTTCTGAGGTTTTTACAAGAGGTTATTTTTACGGCGGCGGTTCGCTAAACAGATATAAGAATAAATCTTCAAATGGTGGAAATGAACAAATTATTCTTTTAGTATTTTCTATAATATTTGCGATTACCGCTCCATTCTTAGCTCAGCTATTATATTTTGCGATTTCAAGAAAGCGTGAATATTTAGCAGATGCAAGCGCCGTAAGGTTAACACGTTATCCGGAAGGATTGGCAAATGCATTGGAAAAATTATCTCAAAACAGATTTAATTTAAATTCTGCAAACAAAGCAACTGCGGGAATGTATATTGTAAATCCACTTAAGAAAGCCGGAATGCAGATTGAAGATTTGTCTTCCACACATCCGCCGATTTCTGAACGAATAAAAATATTACGCGGAATGATGCACGGTGCTGATTTTGCCGACTATCAAACTGTTTACAATAAAATTAAAAATAATTCCGAAAAAATAATTCCAGCTTCCGGACTTAAAACAAAAGTAGATATTCCAATATTATCGCAAATAAAAGATGTTACAAATCTTGGGAAGAAAGAAGAACAAAGAAAACTTGGTGATATTGTAATGAATGTAAATGGATATAATTTTTACAATTGCAAATGCGGAGTTACAATTAAAGTTCCCCCAACTTTTAAAGGAAATTCTGTTAAGTGTCCAAGATGCGGTGAAGTTAATGTAAAAAATTAAACATTACTCACTTCAAAATTTTCCAAAGTTTCTTTTATAAATTTCAAAAACATTCCGCCCAACATTCCATCAATTAATCGGTGATCATGACTTAAGGTCAAATACATCATAGGTTTTATCGCAATTGTATCAATTCCTTCAACTTCGATTACAACCGGTTTTTTGACAACCGCCCCAACTCCAAGAATTGCAACTTCTGGCTGATTTAAAATTGGTGTGCCAAACAATGCACCAAAAACTCCGTAATTCGTAATTGTAAAGGTTCCGCCGATCACATCATCTGGAGTAAGGCCTTTATTTCTAGCTTTCAAACTAATTTCTGAAATTGATTTAGCCAAACCTCTAACATTTTTTTCATCTGCATTTTTAATATTGGGAACAACAAGACCGTTTGGTTCTAACGCAACTGCAATTCCTAAATTTATATTTTTTTTCAAAATAATTTTTTCTTCATCAATTGAAGAATTTACTAACGGAAATTCTTTTAATGCTTTAATTGCCGCATCAGCTATGAATGATAAATAAGTAAGTTTTACATTCTCATCTTTTAAAAATCTTTCTCTATACTTTTCAATGAAATTATGAATTTTAGTCATATCCACTTCCATCATTTCAGAAACGTGGACGGAAGTATCACGGCTATTTATCATATGTTCCATAATTTTTTTTCTAATGTTATCCATTGGTATAATTTCATCATTTTCTCTAATAGAAATATTTTTTTGTGAAAATATTTTTGGAGCAGAAACTGTTGTTACTGTACCTTTGGTTTTTACATAATCGAGAATATCTTTTTTTGTAATGCGTCCGTTTGTACCAGTTCCAGTAATCGAATTTAATTCACTCTGCGTAACACCTTCTTTATTGGCAATATTCATAACAACCGGTGAAATAAAACTATTTGAGTTGATTTTCCGAGTAGATTTATTTTCGTCAACTAAAATTTCTTCATCAAATAATTCACTGCCTTCCTTACTTTCTTTATCTACAATTTTTGTAATTCCGGATTTGGTAGATATTCTTGCAACAATTTTTCCAACTTCAACAACTTCATTTACTTTAAATAGAATTTCTGTAATGATTCCATCAACAGGAGAAGGAACTTCCGTGTCAACTTTATCAGTACTAATTTCATAAATTATTTCATCAACCTTAACTAAATCTCCAACATTTTTATGCCATTTAATAATTGTACCTTCATTTATGCTTTCACCCATTTTGGGCATTGGCAATTCTACTATAGAACCTACTTGATCGGTTGAGGGAATTTCATTTTTACTTTCAATAATAATTTCACTATTACCATTTGTTTCAATAACTGCTACAATTTCATTTATCGGAACAGTTTCATTTTCAAAAGCTTTTATTTCAATTAACGTTCCATCTGAAGGAGAAGGAATTTCGGTATCAACTTTATCCGTACTGATTTCGTAAATTATTTCATCTTTTTTAACTTTATCACCAACCTTTTTATGCCATTTTATAATTGTACCCTCGTTAATACTTTCACCCATTTTCGGCATAATAATATTTACTTTCATTGCTTCTCCAAAATCTGTAATTGTTAATTCAAATTACTTTGAAAATATTTTAATCATAATTTTGTGATCTTTAATTTCTAAAAATAATTAATATATACTTTAGTCGTCCAAAAAAAGGACTTCTCAGAATGACTAAATATTATAAATTAATATTCTAAAAGCTTTTTTAATTCATTATAAATTTTATTTCTGGATGGAAGAATTTCTCTTTCCAATTTTGGATGAAATGCAATCGGTGTATCCAATGCTGCATAACGTTTTACGGGACCATCCAAATATTCAAAACATTCTTCTGCAATCCTCGATGCAATTTCTGCACCAAATCCGGCAGTTAAAGTATCTTCATGAATTACCATAACTTTTCCCGTTTTTTTAACAGAGTTAAAAATTGTTTCAACATCAAGTGGATTTATCGTTCTAATATCAATGATCTCAACTGAATAACCTTCCTCGGTTAAAATTTTTGCAGCAAATTCAGTTTCATGAACCATTGCTCCGTAAGTTATAACAGAAATATCATCACCTTCTCTAGTAATATTTGCTTTTCCGAATGGAACTAGATAATCAGCATCAGGCTCGGGTTTTGTTGCATAACTTTGTCGATATAAACCTTTATGCTCAAGAAATAAAACCGGATCATTTAATCGAAGTGCAGTTTTCAGTAATCCTTTTGCATCAGCAGCGTTTGATGGATAAGCGATTAGCAATCCCGGCATGTGTGCAAAGAATGCTTCAATATTTTGGCTATGATACAATCCGCCATTAATATATCCGCCTACTGCAACTCGAATTACAACCGGCGCTTCAAAACCATTATTTGATCTATATCTTAACATAACAAGTTCATCTCTAATTTGCATAAAAGCAGGCCATATATAATCACCAAACTGAATTTCAACACAAGGTTTTTTTCCGCCAATTGCCATACCGATTGCAACCCCTAAAATACTTGCTTCTGCTAATGGTGAATTGAAAACTCTTTCATTCCCAAATTTAGTCGATAAACCTTTGGTAGCTGTAAACACACCACCTTTTCCATCTGCAACATCTTCTCCGAAAACATAAATTTTACTGTTCCGCTCCATTTCTTCCCGCAATGCATGGTTTATTGCATCAACCATAACAATCGGAATTCCTTCAGATTTAAATTCATTATATTTTAATTTATTCTTTTTACCGCTTTCATCATAAACATATTTTTTCACATTTTTCACATCCGGTTCGGGTCTTGTGTAAGCCCAATCAGCTGCATCGTTAACCTTTTTGGTAATATCTTTTTTTAGATTCTCAAAAATTTCTTTTGTAGTTATACCATTTGAAATAAGATAATTCGAAAATTTATTTAATGGATCATTCTGCAAATCTTGTTCAAGAGAATCTTTCGGTCTGTATTTACTTTGGTCATCAGAAGTGGAATGAGAAAATAATCTAATTGTTTTTGCTTCAATTAGTACTGGTCCGTTTCCATGTCGTGCATATTTAAAGGATTTCAGAGCAGTTTCATAAGCTTTGAAATAATCAGTCCCATCAATAGAAAACCTAAGCAAATTCTCGTACCCACTCATCATTTCAGCAACAGAGGCATTTTTTCCAGCAGTTTGATTTTCAACTGGGACTGAGATTGCCCATTTATTATTTTGGATTACAAAAATTACTGGAATTTTTTCGCGGCTTGCCCAGTTTACTGCTTCATGAAATTCACCTTCACTTGTTGTTCCTTCTCCGCTGCTCACATAAGTTACAGAATTTATTCCGGATTTTTTTTGAGCTATTGCAGTTCCAACAGCTTGTAAAAATTGAGTTCCGGTTGGACTAGATTGTGTTGGTACATTAAATTCTTTTGATGCCCAATGACATGACATTTGTCGTCCACCAGTCATAGGATCTTCTTCTTTTGCTAGTTGATGTAAAAGTATATCTTCTATTCTAGTTCCAAGTCCAAGCATAAATGCCATATCTCTATAATATGGATAAGCCCAATCAACTCCTTTATTCATTAACATTCCAAATGCAATTTGTGTTGCCTCATGTCCGGCTGATGGTAAATGAAAATATGATTTCCCTTGCTTCAGCATATTCATGATTTTAACATCCATTGCTCTGGATGTTATCATCAATTTCAGTACTTCAATTAAATTTTCATTTGTTAGAGATTTTTTTCCATTATTTTGGATAGATATTTCTTCGGTTACATTATTATTTTTTTTATCAATTATATTTTTCAACTTTGCCCCGTTTTGCATTTTATACAATTAATTTTTAATCAAATTTTCTAATCCGCTTATTGATAAATTTTCACTTTGCGAATAAGAAAAAACTTGCTGAAAATTTTTCATAATATTTTTTTTTACTTCTTCTAAATTTATAATTTTATTTAACTCCTTACTCAACGAAGTAACTTCTTTATCACTAATGCCACATGGGATAATTCCGTTATAAATATTTAAATCAGTATTAACATTAAAAGCAAATCCATGCATTGTAATCCAACGACTAACCTTAATTCCAATAGCACAAATTTTTCTGTTTTCAATCCAAACTCCCGTGTACTTTTCAATTCTTGAAGGAACTAATCCATAATTATAACAAACTTGCATTAAAACTTCTTCTAAAGAACGTAAATACAAATGTGTATCTTGTTTCCAATTCGCTAGATTTATAATAGAATATCCAACAATTTGCCCTGGACCGTGATAAGTAATATCTCCGCCGCGATCAATTTCAAAAACATCTATACTTTTTTCATTCAAAATTTTTTCATCGTAAAGGAGATTTTTCTTATCGGCAACTTTACCTAAAGTATATGTATTGGGATGTTCACAAAGAAAAAAAATATCATTTATTCTATCATGAGTTCTCAGCTCAAAATATTTTTTTTGAATATCCCATGCATCTTGGTATTTAATCAATCCTAAATCGCAAATCAGTAATTTTCTTTCTGCGAATTTGTTTTCCATAATTTCTATTTGATTTAAGAAATGATCCCGATAGTTGTATTCTAATTATCGATAAATATAATGAACATTAACAAGAAAACAAATTAGATGAAAAGAGGTTTAAGTCCGTTAAATATTGTCTAAAAGCATAAACGATTTTTCTTTCAATTGAATTTTCTCATTAAATTTTTTTTGATCAAACATACATTTTTTTTCAATCGGACAAATTTCACAATTGTAATTTTTTGGTTTACAAATTTCTCTTCCCAATCTTATCAAATTTTTATGAAGTGAGTGAGCAATTCCTTTAGTTAAATTTTTATTTATCTCAAAAAATGTTTTATCCGGTGACGTTGTTTTAATTACACCAATTCTATTAAGTGTTCTATGCACATGCGTATCAACGGGACAAATATTTTTATCAAGTGAAAAAAGTAATACGCAGCTTGCAGTTTTAACACCAATTCCTTTAAAATTTGTTAAATATTTTATTGCTTCTTCCTCACAAATTTTTTTAAAAATATTCATTTTATAGTTATGATCATTAACATATAACTTTTCCAATAAATTTTTAATTGCAGTTGCTTTCTGAATTCCTAATCCAGCAATTTTAATTTCATTTTCAATTTTGTATAATTCCGAATTTCTAACTTCATCCCAATCTTTAAAATTATTTTTTAGATTTTGAAAAGCCCGAAATGAATTTTTATCATTTGTATTTTGTGAGAGAATTGTCGCAATAAGAAGATCAATTGGTTTGGGTAATTTTTTTGGTCTTTCCGGAATTCCAAATTTTCCAATAATAGTGCATTTATTTCTTTGAGAATTTTCATTTTAAAATTGTGAGGATAAAAAAAATCCTCATTAAAATTTCATAATGAGGATTAAAAACAAATATTATTAGAAAATTAAACCAATATCAAAA
The nucleotide sequence above comes from Ignavibacteriota bacterium. Encoded proteins:
- a CDS encoding zf-TFIIB domain-containing protein; this encodes MFCPSCKNPMIVLEFEGIETDYCPNCEGIWLDSGELELFLEDSKDKQELLNSFKPAKEEKENKRRCPICNKKMGKTRVSDDKDIVLDECKRGHGLWFDKGEILEVIKEGSTNKNNKIINVLEDMFKKKIETRI
- a CDS encoding M48 family metalloprotease, yielding MWELIQANRRKSIILFFAMGIILLLLGYFVGETFLGYGNGSFGILIAFVIWLIVSAISYFAGSSIILSISNAKEVTKEVHPQLFNIVEEMSIAANLPKIPKIFIVNEQAPNAFATGRKPEDSVVAVTAGLLSQLNRNELQGVVAHEISHIINRDVLFMTFAGIMLGMIVIISEVFTRGYFYGGGSLNRYKNKSSNGGNEQIILLVFSIIFAITAPFLAQLLYFAISRKREYLADASAVRLTRYPEGLANALEKLSQNRFNLNSANKATAGMYIVNPLKKAGMQIEDLSSTHPPISERIKILRGMMHGADFADYQTVYNKIKNNSEKIIPASGLKTKVDIPILSQIKDVTNLGKKEEQRKLGDIVMNVNGYNFYNCKCGVTIKVPPTFKGNSVKCPRCGEVNVKN
- a CDS encoding GHMP kinase, which encodes MLKISTPGRVCLFGEHQDYLHLPIIASAISRRIVVQGKHRYDKLINIQMPDINSEENFLLNGELRYEVERDYFKSAINVLQRKGFTFSKGFDCTINSNIPINAGTSSSSALMVSWINFLTRMSDQEKNLSTEEIALLAYEAEVLEFSEPGGMMDHYSTAVGGIIHLNSYLKIDLKKVNAKLGKFVLGNSNEPKDTKFILANVKNKVLALTKLLEENNSEFSLQTINMNDIEKYKTKLSDNQFELLYGTIRNRDLTFEAEKVLQSDEIDHKYLGKLMTDHHNILRDVLKISTTKIEEMINAALEAGAYGAKINGSGGGGCMFAYAPENTEQVLEAVKKISSDTFIVEVDKGTVEEIYEEVS
- a CDS encoding sodium:solute symporter family protein, which codes for MNTIDYIIVFTFLGAMFYIGSIFYKWVGDSDDFYLAGRQLTPFILAAVLAATNVNLYSFVGQAGIAYKEGISIIWQTWTGNMAMVISGLFIIPIFRRLRIRTIPEFLEMRYSKGVRTFVAFIWIFRLSFWLGVVLYTAVIAAQTITGYESFTGWILIFSVVVILYTMLGGMWSVALTDVIQFILMLAGALILLPIVMSLVGWWPGLVEKLPQGSLTFVQQEGTYNWKFILAIFLLGIQWASVDQGLLQRAFGAESTRSVAKGLVLAGIVTTPFALLWNLPGLAARVLYPALQNPDSAVPILIANHIPNIVLGVIVVGLLSSQLSTISGNLNGVATIFTSDIYANILKRNATEKDFLFVARVVTIITGIAMMLFTYWVPMLGGAVNAYLTIIAIMDMPLFIIAVFYGLLWKKIHWKGAILGYSFGAISGAVGQFILNYDFNLTTFISAGVTIIATPLFSFIFKTNVENPNLSAIWKARSTSDEEIKANDVYHIFPKTFKGKISLGILFAGLLIFLIGVISGSSAYEYASHIAIAGMVIYFIGGLARTYTN
- a CDS encoding LemA family protein — translated: MSAFLIFVIAIAVIAMYAVSIYNALVRLRNQVKNAWSQIDVQLKRRHDLIPNLIETVKGYMNHEKTTLENITRARSAAVDATSVADKSKAESELSGALQKFNLVVENYPDLKANQNFLALQEELTATENKISFSRQNYNDQVLFYNNKIEMFPSNIVAGMFKFLKEEFFEIEVAAEREVPKVQF
- the lipA gene encoding lipoyl synthase; its protein translation is MKLNKHQREYKVNVEHEKVELGRRPDWLKVRLPSGDNYREVLSMMRKSKLNTVCEEAKCPNLAECWNSRTATYMILGDTCTRTCGFCDVKSGRPTFLDWDEPNRVVQSVIDLGLKHVVITSVNRDELKDGGAAIFSKTVELIREKASQCTVEILIPDFQGDAEAFEIIMKNPPDILNHNLETVQRLYHAVRPQANYQRSLNLIKWFKSKGLKTKSGIMVGIGEKTEEVLEIMKDLKNHNCDIMTIGQYLQPTKNHLSVDRYVTLEEFAMYKEEGKKLGFQAVESGPLVRSSYHAEKHVK
- a CDS encoding nucleotidyltransferase, encoding MKNPTDENLSVENKLLEDADKKSKAMIGVGNGYRPFLDYLLFNIKKSGYENVIIVIGEKDNSIKQYYGSNEINDFLGLKITYATQFIPSNRIKPLGTADALFSALKVSPWLNNDEFTVCNSDNLYSVKALNLMINTEFKNAMINYDRDGFEFEKERVEKFAVTKIDENEFLLDIIEKPSAQIIEQIKTQDGFVGVSMNIFKLDFNMIYSFLENVQFHPDRNEKELPTAIKNMIDKFPQSLKTFKMKEHMPDLTSKKDIIPVKKYLMKEFEKINFNFNSNGKF